Proteins encoded by one window of Mercenaria mercenaria strain notata chromosome 4, MADL_Memer_1, whole genome shotgun sequence:
- the LOC123552376 gene encoding serine/threonine-protein phosphatase 6 regulatory subunit 3-like isoform X4 encodes MFWKFNLLTTSHIDTLLDKEDVTLHELMDEDDILQECKAQNRKLINFLVLPENMEELVRLITEEPAEDVEEKIRYKYPNTACELLTSDVSQINDALAGSDELVKKLYAFLDTDKTLNPLLASFFSKVMGLLITRKSEMILEFLQTREDFVGTLLKHIGTSAIMDLLLRLLTCIESPEIRRAMIEWLNEQQIVQKLVNCIHKDYDEDIHCNAAQSLCDIIRLGREQVIQLQDRADPDPLLTTVEMEDNVSKMLGNMLNDEEKNESVIVNGLSVIQTLLEFKKQGPEDSVEQMTTVDAEQMFLGVNNVLTAICPRLKDFHTILVEPPKQRFSVMPSTAGPLAPPLGNTRLQTGRLVASLLLTNTHSINIELAQLGTINVLIDLYFNYIWNNFLHTHVTQCLYTILSNPPIDVDGKKESPLLNQLFSEYKLVQRILDEWDTNDQDQSKEGGRRKGFMGHLTRLANDVVNAQEKGENAEAIKTLITDLPEELKEKWETFLTGTLTETNKRNTVELVQGHGLASSSEDDDADFSNIPFPQDTAMQQAFSDYQLQQMTSNFIDQFGFNEDEFGEHEEKTDSPFTDRISSIDFGGTVNEDVRPNASRFEQYCNERLQQFDNDSDEDIWEEKEITFSPSSQQKRSERLPVTRGSQDDSDSTDSEEELDSPKRIVQQPGPTEKMDVDSNEAWTANFEQQQQQTGSIEGGPIAMDTSPWDSNTTDKPAQSDNWANFEKASEGEKTKSSEDSSNKDNWADFTNFDNIKSEGSEAEPRSSSPVAMDTTEPSSRTNAYLASNKEMDLKLESVDTTTDEDLGTDVDKLVDKNSDSDSSAKQEQSNTDTSSEKSDNVNKETDSQSASQSSSQSPSVNKSENQSSQDTTQKVTQSNIPEKTESFLTKVGLLKPAGAPNCVSPSQSDIQGNGPTKDTPDISTDKLEELRTQAKDALESFDTAIQSGANVQNGPV; translated from the exons ATATCCAAACACTGCATGTGAGTTACTGACCTCAGATGTATCACAAATCAATGATGCGTTAGCTGGTAGCGATGAACTTGTCAAAAAACTCTACGCTTTCTTAGATACAGACAAGACACTTAATCCATTACTTGCCAGTTTCTTCAGTAAAGTTATGGGGCTTCTTATAACTAGAAAAAGTGAAATG ATTTTAGAATTTCTACAAACACGTGAAGATTTTGTTGGTACACTTCTCAAACACATAGGGACCTCTGCCATTATGGATTTACTTCTGAGATTGCTCACTTGTATAGAATCACCTGAAATCAGGCGTGCCATGATTGAG tggttGAATGAACAGCAAATTGTCCAGAAACTAGTCAACTGTATACATAAAGATTATGATGAAGAC atCCATTGTAATGCTGCACAGAGTTTATGTGACATTATACGTCTTGGTAGAGAGCAGGTTATACAGTTACAAGACAGGGCAGATCCTGACCCTTTACTTACGACTGTAGAAAT GGAAGACAATGTCTCGAAGATGTTAGGTAACATGTTGAATGATGAAGAAAAGAATGAGTCTGTGATCGTTAATGGTTTGTCTGTAATACAGACGCTATTAGAGTTTAAGAAACAAGG GCCAGAAGATTCAGTAGAACAGATGACTACTGTAGATGCTGAACAGATGTTTTTAGGTGTAAATAATGTCCTTACTGCAATCTGTCCTCGGTTGAAAGATTTCCACACAATATTGGTGGAGCCACCAAAG CAACGTTTTTCTGTAATGCCTTCCACAGCTGGGCCCCTGGCTCCACCTCTGGGTAACACTAGATTACAGACGGGTAGACTGGTAGCTTCTCTTCTTTTAACCAATACACATTCTATAAATATAGAACTAGCACAATTGGGGACCATAAATGTTTTAATA gatttgtattttaattatatatggAATAATTTCTTACATACCCATGTCACACAGTGTTTATATACAATACTCAGTAATCCACCAATAGATGTTGATGGTAAAAAGGAAAGTCCTCTTTTAAATCAA TTATTTTCTGAATACAAATTAGTACAAAGAATTTTAGATGAGTGGGACACAAATGATCAAGATCA GAGTAAAGAAGGTGGTCGAAGAAAAGGCTTTATGGGTCATTTAACACGGTTAGCCAATGATGTAGTCAATGCTCAGGAAAAGGGAGAGAATGCAGAGGCTATTAAAACCTTAATTACAG acctCCCTGAAGAGTTAAAGGAAAAATGGGAAACATTTTTAACGGGTACATTAACAGAAACGAATAAAAGAAACACAGTGGAGCTG GTTCAAGGTCATGGCCTTGCTTCAAGCAGCGAGGATGATGACGCAGACTTCAGCAACATTCCGTTCCCCCAGGATACAGCTATGCAACAG GCCTTCTCTGATTATCAGCTGCAACAGATGACATCCAACTTCATAGACCAGTTTGGATTTAACGAAGATGAGTTCGGGGAACACGAAGAAAAAACAGA TTCCCCATTTACAGACAGAATATCAAGTATAGATTTTGGAGGCACTGTTAACGAAGATGTG cgGCCAAATGCGTCCCGTTTTGAACAGTATTGTAACGAGAGACTACAACAATTTGATAACGATAGTGATGAAGATATTTGGGAGGAGAAAGAAATCACGTTTTCACCTTCTTCACAACAGAAACGATCAGA gAGATTGCCAGTCACTCGTGGTAGTCAGGACGACAGTGATAGTACAGACAGTGAGGAGGAACTAGACTCGCCCAAACGTATTGTACAACAACCAGGACCGACAGAAAAGATGGATGTTGATTCAAATGAGG cATGGACTGCAAActttgaacaacaacaacaacagacagGCTCAATAGAAGGTGGTCCTATTGCCATGGATACCTCGCCTTGGGACAGTAACACTACAGATAAACCAGCACAATCAGATAATTGGGCAAACTTTGAGAAGGCCTCAGAGGGAGAGAAGACTAAATCTTCAGAGGACAGTAGTAACAAAGATAACTGGGCAGATTTCAcgaattttgataacattaaaAG TGAAGGTAGTGAAGCTGAGCCAAGAAGTAGTTCACCAGTCGCCATGGATACCACGGAACCTAGCTCAAGAACAAATGCTTACT TGGCCAGTAACAAAGAAATGGATTTAAAGTTAGAAAGTGTAGATACCACAACAGACGAAGATTTAGGAACTGATGTCGATAAACTTGTAGACAAAAATAGTGATTCAGACTCTAGTGCAAAACAGGAACAATCAAATACTGACACTTCAAGTGAAAAAAGTGATAATGTCAACAAGGAGACTGACTCCCAGTCTGCTTCTCAGTCTAGTTCACAGTCTCCCAGTGTGAATAAATCAGAGAACCAGTCTTCACAAGACACAACACAGAAGGTGACACAGTCAAATATTCCAGAAAAAACTGAAAG TTTTCTGACCAAAGTTGGTCTTTTGAAGCCGGCTGGTGCCCCAAACTGTGTGAGCCCCAGTCAGTCAGATATTCAGGGAAATGGACCAACGAAAGATACACCTGATATATCAACAGATAAATTAGAAGAATTAAG gACTCAGGCTAAAGATGCGCTGGAGTCATTTGATACAGCAATTCAATCTGGTGCCAATGTACAGAATGGTCCTGTTTGA